In Flavivirga abyssicola, the following are encoded in one genomic region:
- a CDS encoding UxaA family hydrolase yields MSKNYVQIDPKDNIIVAITPLEKGTVTTIQGVDIILKENIKQKHKFALNDFAVGDAIFMYGVLIGKATKPIQAGCAITVDNVKHASAEFQDSKEKFTWSAPDVSKFEGRTFNGYHRKDGKVGTGNYWLVIPLTFCENRNVDVLEGALSEKLGYETKKDFAVDTDALIKQYKAGASKDTILNTPIITTKEEMTKNRTFPNVDGIKFLKHDGGCGGIRQDSETLCKLLAGYISNPNVAGATIFSLGCQNAQIEMLQNALDAINPDLDKPVHYLEQQRSESERQLIEEAVKHTFLGLIEANKITRQPAPLNKLVLGLECGGSDGFSGISANPALGYASDLLVALGGSPVLSEFPELNGVEQDIINRCETRKDSKKFYDLMRAYSSAAVAVGSGFENNPSPGNIKDGLITDAMKSAGAAKKGGTSPVTQVLDYTEQVTKPGLNLLCTPGNDVESTTGLVGSGCNVVVFTTGLGTPTGNPIAPVLKMSSNTHLYERMNDIIDINAGTVISGEDTIESMGEKILDHIIKVASGEVASKAVLHGNNDFIPWKRGVSL; encoded by the coding sequence ATGTCTAAGAATTACGTACAAATAGATCCCAAAGACAACATTATTGTAGCCATTACACCTCTTGAAAAAGGAACTGTAACTACAATTCAAGGTGTCGATATTATCTTAAAAGAAAATATAAAACAAAAACATAAGTTTGCCTTAAATGATTTTGCTGTAGGTGACGCAATTTTCATGTATGGCGTACTTATCGGGAAAGCCACAAAACCCATTCAAGCTGGTTGTGCCATTACCGTTGATAATGTTAAACATGCCTCTGCTGAATTTCAAGACTCCAAAGAAAAATTTACATGGTCTGCTCCAGATGTTTCAAAATTTGAAGGAAGAACATTTAATGGGTACCATAGAAAAGATGGTAAAGTAGGCACAGGAAACTATTGGTTAGTAATTCCATTAACATTTTGTGAAAACAGAAACGTTGATGTTTTAGAAGGAGCCCTTTCTGAAAAATTAGGGTACGAAACAAAAAAAGATTTTGCCGTAGACACTGATGCTTTAATCAAACAATACAAAGCAGGTGCATCAAAAGATACTATCCTAAATACCCCTATTATTACAACTAAGGAAGAAATGACAAAAAATCGAACCTTTCCTAATGTAGATGGTATTAAATTCTTAAAACACGATGGTGGTTGTGGTGGTATCCGCCAAGATTCTGAAACACTATGCAAGTTACTGGCAGGATATATTTCAAACCCAAATGTGGCGGGAGCAACTATTTTTAGCTTAGGGTGCCAGAATGCACAGATAGAAATGCTTCAAAATGCATTGGATGCTATAAATCCCGACTTAGACAAGCCTGTTCACTATTTAGAACAACAAAGAAGTGAGAGCGAACGTCAATTAATTGAAGAAGCTGTTAAACACACATTTTTAGGACTTATTGAAGCTAATAAAATTACCAGACAACCTGCCCCTCTAAATAAATTAGTACTAGGTTTAGAATGTGGTGGTTCAGATGGGTTTTCAGGAATTTCTGCGAATCCAGCTTTAGGCTATGCATCCGATTTATTAGTAGCACTGGGGGGAAGCCCTGTATTGTCTGAATTCCCAGAATTGAATGGTGTAGAACAAGACATCATCAATCGCTGCGAGACAAGAAAAGACTCAAAGAAATTCTATGATTTAATGAGGGCTTATTCTTCAGCTGCAGTAGCGGTAGGATCTGGATTTGAAAATAATCCTTCGCCAGGAAACATAAAAGACGGTTTAATTACTGATGCCATGAAATCGGCAGGAGCCGCTAAAAAAGGAGGCACATCACCAGTAACTCAAGTTTTAGATTATACCGAGCAAGTAACAAAACCAGGCTTAAACTTATTATGTACGCCTGGAAATGATGTAGAGTCTACCACTGGTTTAGTAGGTTCTGGATGTAATGTTGTGGTATTTACAACAGGACTGGGAACACCTACTGGTAACCCCATAGCGCCAGTTCTGAAAATGTCTAGTAACACGCATTTATATGAACGAATGAATGATATTATAGATATCAACGCAGGAACTGTAATTAGTGGAGAAGATACTATTGAATCTATGGGTGAAAAAATATTAGATCACATTATAAAAGTCGCCAGTGGTGAAGTGGCTTCAAAGGCAGTATTACATGGTAATAACGATTTTATTCCTTGGAAACGAGGGGTTTCTTTATAA
- a CDS encoding zinc-binding alcohol dehydrogenase family protein yields MKYIVCEKPGEFLLKEKDAPVRKENEALLQINKVGICGTDLHAYSGNQAFFTYPRILGHELASEVLEIGENPQGIKVGDKVVVMPYVSCGKCIACRNGKTNCCTNITVLGVHGDGGMQEQITVPTNILLPANNLSNDEMAIVEPLAIGAHAVRRADIKKDEFVVVVGCGPIGIGIMKLAQIAGAKVIALDLNDDRLQYAKDKIGVDYTVNVGHDPVKLISEITNGDMATAVFDASGHKGALEAGPNYMAHGGRFVLVGLSKGELTYTHPAVHAKEMTLMCSRNATTEDFEHVISVLDQFPTDSFITHTVPFTEMINHFDSWLNPETGVIKATVNFN; encoded by the coding sequence ATGAAATACATTGTTTGCGAAAAGCCAGGGGAATTTCTTTTAAAAGAAAAAGATGCTCCAGTTAGAAAAGAAAATGAAGCTTTATTACAGATAAATAAAGTTGGTATATGTGGAACAGATTTACATGCATACTCTGGAAATCAAGCCTTTTTTACTTACCCACGAATTTTAGGACATGAATTAGCTTCTGAAGTTTTAGAAATAGGAGAAAATCCTCAAGGAATAAAAGTCGGAGATAAAGTAGTAGTCATGCCTTACGTTAGCTGTGGCAAATGTATTGCTTGTAGAAATGGTAAAACAAATTGCTGTACCAACATTACAGTACTTGGTGTACACGGTGATGGTGGTATGCAAGAACAAATAACCGTACCTACAAATATTTTACTTCCTGCAAATAACCTCTCTAATGACGAGATGGCTATCGTAGAACCTTTGGCCATTGGTGCACATGCAGTTAGAAGAGCAGACATTAAAAAAGATGAATTTGTTGTGGTTGTTGGTTGTGGTCCTATAGGAATTGGCATTATGAAATTAGCTCAAATTGCAGGAGCAAAAGTCATTGCTTTAGATTTAAATGATGATCGATTACAATATGCCAAAGACAAAATTGGTGTTGATTACACTGTAAATGTAGGTCATGATCCTGTAAAGCTAATCTCAGAAATCACTAATGGTGATATGGCAACCGCAGTATTTGATGCTTCTGGCCATAAAGGTGCATTAGAAGCTGGTCCAAATTATATGGCTCATGGGGGTAGGTTTGTACTAGTAGGTTTATCTAAAGGTGAATTAACATATACACATCCCGCAGTTCATGCTAAAGAAATGACATTAATGTGCAGTAGAAATGCTACTACAGAAGATTTTGAACATGTAATAAGTGTTCTAGATCAATTTCCAACAGACTCTTTCATTACACACACTGTTCCATTTACAGAAATGATAAACCATTTTGATAGTTGGTTGAATCCAGAAACTGGCGTTATTAAGGCGACAGTAAATTTTAATTAA
- a CDS encoding AraC family transcriptional regulator, which translates to MKLHFIDRSDLTNNTFSVTHHNYPYFLKIWHHHRELELVLSIKSKGTRFVGDSILKFDEGDLVLIGKDLPHMWLNDDEYFEASSKLKAEAVAIHFKQDFLGKTFFDINEMKPISDLIERSKYGIKFLNISPELVHKIKTISSLNGFDRIISFIDVLNDLAHCETYELLASKGFINSFNKESHRNLDKAYEYIFNNFKEQITLIDVAKIACMNPSSFSRLFKKVNGKSFSEYLNEVRIGYACKLLMERNKNISKVCYESGFNNISNFNRRFKALMSMSPKVYIQHYKKVKY; encoded by the coding sequence ATGAAACTTCATTTTATAGATAGAAGTGACTTAACAAATAATACATTTAGTGTTACGCATCATAATTACCCATATTTTTTAAAAATTTGGCACCATCATAGAGAATTGGAATTAGTGCTCTCCATAAAAAGTAAAGGCACTCGATTTGTAGGTGATAGCATTCTTAAATTTGATGAGGGGGATTTAGTACTTATAGGTAAAGACTTGCCGCATATGTGGTTGAATGATGACGAGTATTTTGAAGCTTCATCTAAGCTTAAAGCAGAAGCGGTTGCTATTCATTTTAAACAAGATTTTCTTGGAAAGACCTTTTTTGATATTAATGAAATGAAACCAATTTCAGATTTAATAGAAAGATCTAAATATGGTATTAAATTCCTTAATATTAGTCCAGAGTTAGTACATAAAATAAAAACGATTTCCAGTCTTAATGGATTTGATAGAATTATAAGTTTTATTGATGTTTTAAACGATCTGGCACATTGTGAAACCTATGAATTACTAGCGAGTAAAGGGTTTATAAACTCTTTTAATAAAGAAAGTCATAGAAATCTAGATAAAGCTTACGAGTATATCTTTAATAATTTTAAAGAACAGATTACACTTATTGATGTTGCAAAAATAGCTTGTATGAATCCATCATCATTTAGTAGGCTTTTTAAAAAGGTAAATGGTAAATCATTTTCAGAATATTTGAATGAAGTTAGAATTGGCTATGCTTGTAAACTTTTAATGGAGAGAAATAAAAACATTTCTAAAGTATGTTATGAGTCCGGTTTTAATAACATTTCTAATTTTAATAGAAGATTTAAAGCACTTATGTCAATGTCTCCCAAGGTTTACATTCAGCATTATAAGAAAGTGAAGTATTAA
- a CDS encoding alpha-L-fucosidase encodes MAFKQNHLLLIISLVFLTSCGSKNDKKTAEVIVKDSVQLYQPNWESIKKHYKDPAWFNNQKFGIFIHWGAYSVPAYGSEWYPRRMYMDTATFSAQLNPQKTGPNDTYVHHKKTWGDQKTFGYKDFIPMFKGEKFNAAEWIDLFKKSGARYVVPVADHHDGFAMYKSNTTRWNAFDMGPKRDVLGELFKEGRSKGLIMGASSHYAFNWSFYNKKDHFDTTDPEYADLYSPKGKDLTEPVSEEFKQKWWDRTVDLIDNYQPDILWFDFYLDIPDFKDMRPKIAAYYYNKGIEWGKEVVLQDKNFDHDAFPEGTVIYDLERGKLPGIRKLPWQTDTSIGKNSWSHVSNWQSKTANQLIDDLVDIVSKNGNLLLNVGPKSDGTIPDEQKDILLEIGDWLSINGAAIYDTKYWKVFGEGPTEVNNGHHSEGNNKEFTGQDIRFTQKDGKLYAIMMAWPENNKVSIKSIKKSEDLVTKVTMLGSDAEITWTHNDDGLNVQMPPKKPCNHAFVLEITLQ; translated from the coding sequence ATGGCTTTTAAGCAAAATCATTTATTATTAATAATCTCCCTGGTTTTTCTAACCTCTTGTGGATCCAAAAATGATAAAAAGACAGCAGAAGTAATTGTTAAAGACTCTGTTCAATTATATCAACCAAACTGGGAATCCATAAAGAAGCATTACAAAGATCCAGCGTGGTTCAACAATCAAAAATTTGGAATATTTATACATTGGGGCGCATATTCTGTTCCTGCATATGGGTCAGAATGGTACCCAAGACGCATGTATATGGATACGGCAACATTCTCCGCACAATTAAACCCACAAAAAACGGGACCTAACGATACTTATGTTCATCATAAAAAAACATGGGGAGATCAAAAAACATTCGGATATAAAGACTTTATACCCATGTTTAAAGGTGAAAAATTTAATGCTGCAGAATGGATTGATTTATTTAAAAAATCGGGCGCTAGGTATGTTGTACCTGTAGCCGATCATCATGACGGATTTGCCATGTACAAATCGAATACCACGCGTTGGAATGCTTTCGATATGGGACCAAAACGCGATGTTTTAGGAGAGCTTTTTAAAGAAGGAAGAAGTAAAGGTTTAATTATGGGAGCTTCTTCTCATTATGCTTTTAACTGGTCTTTTTACAATAAAAAAGATCATTTTGATACTACAGATCCGGAATATGCAGATTTGTACTCTCCAAAAGGAAAAGATTTAACAGAGCCCGTTTCTGAAGAGTTTAAGCAAAAATGGTGGGACAGAACGGTTGATTTAATTGATAATTACCAACCAGATATTCTTTGGTTCGATTTTTATTTAGATATCCCAGACTTTAAAGATATGCGCCCAAAAATTGCTGCTTATTACTACAATAAGGGTATTGAATGGGGAAAAGAAGTCGTTTTACAAGATAAAAACTTTGACCATGACGCTTTTCCTGAAGGGACCGTTATTTATGATTTAGAAAGAGGTAAATTACCAGGTATTAGAAAACTACCTTGGCAAACAGACACCTCTATTGGTAAAAACTCTTGGAGCCATGTTTCAAACTGGCAGTCTAAAACGGCAAATCAATTAATTGACGATTTAGTAGATATTGTATCAAAAAACGGGAACCTTTTATTAAATGTTGGTCCTAAATCTGATGGTACCATACCAGATGAACAAAAAGATATTTTACTAGAAATTGGTGATTGGCTATCAATTAATGGAGCTGCCATATACGATACAAAATATTGGAAAGTATTTGGTGAAGGCCCTACAGAGGTTAATAATGGGCACCATTCTGAAGGCAACAATAAAGAATTTACAGGGCAAGATATTCGTTTCACACAAAAAGACGGAAAGCTATATGCTATTATGATGGCCTGGCCTGAAAACAATAAAGTTAGCATTAAATCTATTAAAAAATCGGAAGATTTAGTTACTAAGGTGACTATGCTGGGAAGTGATGCTGAAATAACATGGACTCATAATGACGATGGCTTAAATGTACAAATGCCCCCTAAAAAACCTTGCAATCATGCATTTGTATTAGAAATTACCTTGCAGTAA
- a CDS encoding glycoside hydrolase family 2 protein, producing the protein MNKFKSASFFFFFTILLIAQNNKGLPEGYLNTDRTKTNINASWKFYLGTPDEHPGRVDFDDSNWKKVSIPHTLELVSYELDSIKESWVQENYLRKIGWYRKSIKIDTDSSKKIYIEFEGVHNATELWVNGKNVGTHAINGYIPFHFDITNYVVFGKENIIAIKADNTFNKTISPDPHRTDYVKFGGLYRDLFLITSNKLHVTFNWEDFDAGVHITTPTVNKNNGTVSIKTTVNNENSELKKCRIETHIIDSDGYVIKKLINSVNIAPNTNYTFRQTSTIEDNFNLWSPDAPYLYRVYSVIYDNDTPVDFVENTFGFRTFSLEKGKGFVLNGEPLFLVGANRHQNYPVIGDAVPNSFHRNEALQYKNAGMNIIRLSHYTQDDAFIKACDELGIIIYEEVSTWIEWGDEAWFDKLDTTTRVMIRNHRNHPSIMFWGAGINHRGPVPRMQTVAKEEDPFRLTASASSAWNGVKNEGITDVHATMDYRRTEFPETAFTMVMEHGSAPNAEKNQFHISRYKASKNNIAAIAWLGADYNHLQKGDNNNQRDYMTTYGILSAYRTPKPVYYWYQSELIPDPIVHIGDETASTNGKVRIYSNCQEVKLYHNNKLIASQKPDNNLIKSNLNHPSFTFNYNWKEGELKAVGYNHGKVATSHSRTKQGSPYRIEIKFNITDQPFYADGSDLRLAHAYIVDKNGETITSAKNKIEFSISGAGTLVDNGSIDANPATPYYGIASIYVRAHDNSGTITVTAKSKGLKSGTASISTKTYNPNELENSAKPIYNYPISKVDIGAESQLVQFEWDAWTGNSDNDLKYVISDYNAHININADDNDIKWFHHNSAMLGDLSFVGSDGLYSEKGILKLTISNLKAGNYHLETYHHNRKDDTKLANKIEVIINDSHGKLIKTADDHIVNYYLNNNTGERKPLHIKSVIKSNGTENITMTFKNLEKGDIWLNGFILKQLKNEN; encoded by the coding sequence ATGAATAAATTTAAATCAGCTAGTTTCTTTTTCTTTTTTACCATACTTTTAATAGCCCAAAATAATAAAGGTTTACCTGAGGGTTATTTAAATACAGACAGAACAAAAACTAATATTAACGCAAGTTGGAAGTTTTATCTAGGGACTCCAGATGAACATCCAGGTCGTGTCGATTTTGATGATTCTAATTGGAAAAAAGTTTCAATCCCACATACGTTGGAGCTTGTATCTTATGAATTAGACAGTATTAAAGAATCATGGGTACAAGAAAATTACTTGAGAAAAATTGGTTGGTATAGAAAATCGATTAAAATAGATACCGATAGTTCCAAAAAAATATATATTGAATTTGAAGGGGTTCACAATGCAACAGAACTCTGGGTAAACGGTAAAAATGTAGGTACTCATGCTATCAATGGCTATATTCCATTTCATTTCGATATCACAAATTATGTGGTGTTTGGCAAAGAAAATATTATTGCAATAAAGGCTGATAACACATTTAACAAAACTATTTCTCCAGATCCCCACAGAACGGATTACGTGAAATTTGGAGGGTTATATCGTGATCTATTTTTAATAACTTCTAATAAATTACACGTTACATTTAACTGGGAAGATTTTGATGCTGGTGTTCATATAACAACACCAACAGTTAATAAAAATAATGGGACTGTTTCTATAAAAACAACCGTTAATAACGAAAACTCAGAATTAAAAAAGTGTCGCATAGAAACTCATATTATTGACTCAGACGGATATGTTATAAAAAAACTGATCAACTCTGTAAATATAGCTCCAAACACTAATTATACATTTAGGCAAACTTCCACAATTGAGGACAACTTTAATCTGTGGTCACCAGATGCTCCATATCTATATAGAGTATATTCGGTAATATATGATAACGATACTCCAGTTGACTTTGTAGAGAACACTTTTGGGTTTAGAACCTTTTCATTAGAAAAAGGAAAAGGTTTCGTTTTGAACGGAGAACCCTTATTTTTAGTAGGTGCCAATCGGCATCAGAACTATCCGGTTATTGGAGATGCTGTACCCAACTCATTTCATCGCAACGAAGCACTTCAATACAAAAATGCGGGGATGAATATTATAAGATTGTCGCACTATACTCAAGACGACGCTTTTATAAAAGCCTGCGATGAGTTAGGAATCATTATTTATGAAGAGGTTTCTACTTGGATCGAATGGGGAGATGAAGCCTGGTTTGACAAGTTAGATACCACTACCAGAGTTATGATTCGTAACCATAGAAATCATCCATCTATTATGTTTTGGGGAGCCGGAATAAATCATAGAGGCCCAGTTCCCAGAATGCAGACTGTAGCAAAAGAGGAAGATCCTTTTAGGTTAACCGCTTCCGCCTCCAGTGCATGGAATGGTGTTAAAAATGAAGGAATTACCGATGTTCATGCTACCATGGATTATAGAAGAACAGAATTTCCTGAAACTGCTTTTACCATGGTTATGGAACATGGAAGTGCTCCTAATGCTGAGAAAAATCAATTTCATATCTCAAGATACAAAGCCAGTAAAAACAATATTGCAGCTATTGCCTGGTTAGGTGCAGATTACAACCATTTGCAAAAAGGCGATAATAATAACCAAAGAGATTACATGACTACTTATGGTATCTTATCTGCTTATAGAACCCCTAAACCTGTTTATTACTGGTATCAATCGGAATTAATACCAGATCCAATAGTTCATATTGGAGATGAAACGGCTTCAACTAATGGTAAAGTTAGGATTTATAGCAATTGTCAGGAAGTAAAACTGTATCATAACAATAAGCTGATTGCTTCTCAAAAACCAGATAATAATCTTATTAAATCAAATTTGAATCACCCATCATTTACATTCAATTATAATTGGAAAGAGGGAGAATTAAAAGCTGTTGGTTATAATCATGGAAAAGTAGCCACTTCACATTCAAGAACAAAACAAGGAAGCCCGTATCGCATAGAAATTAAATTTAATATTACAGACCAACCCTTTTATGCAGATGGATCCGATTTAAGGTTAGCACATGCTTACATTGTCGATAAAAATGGGGAAACAATAACTTCGGCTAAAAATAAAATTGAATTTTCAATTTCAGGAGCAGGTACACTAGTAGATAATGGGAGCATTGATGCGAATCCGGCGACACCATATTACGGTATAGCATCAATTTATGTAAGAGCACATGATAATTCAGGAACCATTACTGTAACAGCAAAATCTAAAGGGTTAAAGTCAGGAACTGCCTCTATTTCTACTAAAACATACAACCCAAATGAATTAGAAAACTCAGCGAAACCAATTTATAACTATCCTATTTCAAAAGTAGATATTGGTGCTGAAAGTCAGCTAGTTCAATTTGAATGGGATGCTTGGACTGGCAATTCTGACAACGATTTAAAATATGTTATTTCTGACTACAATGCCCATATCAACATTAATGCGGATGACAACGATATAAAATGGTTTCATCATAATTCAGCGATGCTAGGCGATTTGAGCTTTGTTGGTTCAGATGGTTTATATAGCGAAAAAGGAATTTTAAAATTAACCATATCCAATCTTAAGGCTGGCAATTATCATCTGGAAACATATCATCACAATAGAAAAGATGACACAAAACTAGCTAATAAAATTGAGGTTATTATTAACGACAGTCATGGTAAATTAATAAAAACGGCTGATGATCATATTGTGAATTACTACTTAAATAATAATACGGGAGAACGCAAACCACTTCATATTAAATCTGTTATTAAGTCTAATGGAACAGAAAACATCACCATGACATTTAAAAATCTCGAAAAAGGTGACATATGGCTAAATGGTTTTATTTTGAAACAGCTTAAAAATGAAAATTAA
- a CDS encoding Kelch repeat-containing protein has product MFEKKSITIILFLFILSCKGYKQGRSEPQKLWSQVVASDNSVPIARHEAAFVNVGDKFYLLGGRGIRSVSIFNTKTQKWTLGKKPPIEFHHFQPVVYQENIYIIGALTGKYPAETPVEHVYIYNTDNDTWVKGDPIPKDRLRGSTGNIIKEEVVYISCGISNGHISGHKKGLDSYNIKTGTWQVLPDAPRARDHFQAVENDDKIYVLAGRLSKAPDATFNETIAEVDVYDIKKKTWTTLKKGIPTERAGNIALLYNDDVLVIGGESINQVTAHSEVEALNTKNYTWRNYPSLVQGRHGTGAVLFNNEIYIASGCGNRGGSPELNTMEKY; this is encoded by the coding sequence ATGTTTGAAAAAAAATCGATTACAATAATATTATTTTTATTTATTTTATCCTGTAAAGGGTATAAGCAAGGTCGTTCAGAGCCTCAAAAATTATGGAGTCAGGTTGTTGCATCCGATAATTCAGTACCCATTGCAAGGCATGAGGCTGCTTTTGTAAATGTAGGAGATAAATTTTATTTGCTAGGAGGACGAGGTATAAGGTCAGTTAGTATTTTTAATACTAAAACTCAAAAATGGACTTTAGGAAAAAAACCACCCATAGAATTTCATCATTTTCAACCTGTTGTTTATCAGGAGAACATATATATTATCGGTGCGTTAACGGGCAAATATCCTGCAGAAACACCAGTAGAGCATGTCTATATTTACAACACAGATAATGACACTTGGGTAAAAGGCGATCCGATTCCTAAAGATCGGTTAAGAGGCTCTACAGGAAACATTATTAAAGAAGAAGTGGTTTATATATCGTGCGGGATTAGTAATGGCCATATAAGTGGACATAAAAAAGGGTTAGACAGTTATAATATAAAGACAGGAACATGGCAGGTACTTCCAGATGCACCAAGAGCAAGAGATCATTTTCAAGCCGTAGAAAATGATGATAAAATTTATGTGCTTGCTGGGCGATTATCAAAAGCACCAGACGCTACATTTAATGAGACCATTGCAGAGGTAGATGTTTATGACATAAAGAAGAAAACGTGGACAACCTTAAAAAAAGGGATTCCAACCGAACGTGCTGGGAATATAGCTTTGCTATACAATGATGATGTTTTGGTAATTGGAGGAGAATCCATAAATCAGGTAACAGCGCACAGTGAGGTTGAAGCTTTAAATACTAAAAATTATACATGGAGAAATTATCCTTCTTTAGTACAAGGGAGGCATGGTACCGGAGCTGTATTATTTAATAATGAAATATACATTGCTTCGGGTTGTGGGAATAGGGGAGGTTCTCCGGAGTTAAATACCATGGAAAAATATTAA
- a CDS encoding arylsulfatase, with translation MKKSIKIAAILIVLVFMSCKTKNEDITKKTEKPNVILVITDDQGYGDIGAHGNKIIKTPNIDDFYNESYHLTDFHVNPTCAPTRSGLMTGRFANSTGVWHTVGGRSLLREDEKTVADMFTENGYITGAFGKWHMGDNYPFRAHDRGFQETVMHYGGGVQQTPDYWGNDYFDDTYFKNGKPVKYKGYCTDVFFEEAIKFIQTNKEAPFFCYISTNAPHGPYNVPVNYYNMYKDLSDDLLADTQKRFYGMITNVDDNFGKLRRTLNELNIADNTILIFMTDNGTSSGYYNKKGKITGYNAGMRGVKGSEYEGGHRVPFFIHWKNGNINASKDINELTAQIDILPTLAELCNLKLPKGHLEIHGQSLVSVLKGVESLNDRMLITDSQRLEVPKKWKNASVMQNKWRLINGTELYNLEQDKGQVNDVASQYPERVKAMRHFYEEWWARISGKFDEQIFFKIGIEEENPITLTAHDVHSAKEDYPWNQIQIRKGKVGSGYWSIDVKQEGDYEISLRRYPVESGLSINATTPKVTTEQLPGLQFDIPEGANLNFTNASIKIGDHISEHVKISDTDKSADFKVHLKSGKTKLIASFTNSEGEENVAYYAYVKKL, from the coding sequence ATGAAAAAATCTATTAAAATAGCTGCAATATTGATTGTTTTAGTTTTTATGAGTTGTAAAACAAAAAACGAAGACATCACAAAAAAAACAGAGAAACCCAATGTGATTTTAGTGATCACAGACGATCAAGGCTATGGTGATATTGGAGCTCATGGAAATAAAATTATTAAAACCCCAAATATTGATGATTTTTATAATGAAAGTTACCACTTAACAGATTTCCATGTTAATCCTACCTGTGCTCCAACCCGTTCTGGCTTAATGACTGGTCGATTTGCAAATAGTACAGGTGTTTGGCATACAGTAGGAGGTAGGTCTTTACTAAGAGAAGATGAAAAAACAGTTGCGGATATGTTTACAGAAAATGGATACATAACTGGTGCTTTTGGTAAGTGGCACATGGGCGATAATTATCCGTTTAGAGCTCATGACCGTGGTTTTCAAGAAACCGTTATGCATTATGGTGGTGGCGTACAACAAACACCAGATTATTGGGGTAATGACTATTTTGATGACACCTATTTTAAAAATGGAAAACCGGTTAAGTATAAAGGGTATTGTACCGATGTGTTTTTCGAGGAGGCTATTAAGTTTATTCAAACGAATAAAGAAGCCCCATTTTTTTGTTACATCTCAACGAATGCTCCTCATGGACCTTATAATGTTCCTGTGAACTATTATAATATGTATAAAGACTTAAGTGATGATCTTTTAGCGGATACCCAAAAACGTTTTTATGGGATGATTACTAACGTTGATGATAATTTTGGAAAACTAAGAAGGACTTTAAACGAATTAAATATTGCCGATAATACGATTTTAATTTTCATGACCGATAATGGTACATCATCGGGGTATTATAATAAAAAAGGAAAGATTACAGGTTATAATGCAGGAATGAGAGGTGTTAAAGGCAGCGAGTATGAAGGAGGACACAGAGTCCCGTTTTTCATTCATTGGAAAAATGGAAATATTAATGCATCTAAGGATATTAATGAATTAACTGCCCAAATAGATATTTTACCAACATTAGCAGAGTTATGCAATTTAAAATTGCCTAAAGGGCATTTAGAAATCCATGGGCAAAGTTTAGTTTCAGTGTTAAAGGGGGTTGAGAGTTTAAATGATAGAATGTTAATTACAGATTCGCAACGTTTGGAGGTTCCTAAAAAATGGAAAAATGCTTCAGTGATGCAAAATAAATGGCGATTAATTAATGGAACAGAACTTTATAATTTAGAGCAGGATAAAGGGCAAGTAAATGATGTTGCTTCTCAATATCCAGAAAGAGTAAAAGCAATGCGCCATTTTTATGAAGAATGGTGGGCGCGCATTTCCGGTAAATTTGATGAACAGATCTTCTTTAAAATTGGAATCGAGGAAGAAAACCCTATAACCTTAACAGCCCATGATGTGCATTCTGCTAAAGAAGATTACCCTTGGAATCAAATTCAAATTAGAAAAGGAAAAGTAGGATCTGGCTATTGGAGTATCGATGTAAAACAAGAAGGCGATTATGAGATTTCTTTAAGAAGATATCCCGTGGAATCAGGTTTATCTATAAATGCAACAACACCAAAAGTAACTACAGAACAACTTCCAGGATTACAGTTTGATATCCCAGAAGGCGCTAACTTAAATTTTACTAATGCTTCCATTAAGATAGGAGACCATATCAGTGAACATGTAAAGATTTCAGATACTGATAAATCGGCAGATTTTAAAGTGCATTTAAAATCAGGGAAAACAAAGTTAATAGCAAGTTTTACGAATTCTGAAGGAGAAGAAAATGTAGCTTATTATGCCTATGTCAAAAAACTATAA